The following are from one region of the Paenibacillus bovis genome:
- a CDS encoding NAD(P)-dependent oxidoreductase: MRILLLGATGRTGRLILQHALRNGHEVHTLVRSPEKLQEQLLQTIQEPDFAKRYYLPVEEDTARWKEQLHIFTGSVLEPSDLLTALHGVDAVISAIGTDGSDTLSASTRILIPLLEQQGIRRLITIGTAGILQSRTQPGLFRYESSESKRRSTRAAEEHRSVYEQLLHSSLDWTIICPTYLPDGDYTGQYRVEKDILPEDGSRISTGDTAHFAYQQLQDRQYLRSRVGIAD, translated from the coding sequence ATGAGGATTCTGCTATTGGGAGCAACCGGTCGGACCGGTCGTCTGATTCTGCAGCATGCACTGCGAAATGGACATGAAGTGCATACACTTGTACGCTCGCCAGAGAAGCTGCAGGAACAGCTGCTGCAGACGATACAGGAACCTGACTTTGCCAAACGGTACTATCTGCCGGTAGAGGAAGACACTGCCCGGTGGAAGGAACAGCTGCATATCTTCACAGGCAGTGTATTGGAGCCAAGTGATCTGCTTACTGCGCTTCACGGAGTGGATGCCGTCATCAGCGCGATCGGCACCGATGGGTCGGATACTCTTTCTGCGAGCACCCGGATACTGATTCCCCTGTTGGAGCAGCAGGGCATCCGGCGGCTGATCACCATAGGTACTGCCGGTATTTTGCAGAGCCGGACCCAGCCGGGGTTGTTCCGCTATGAGTCCTCCGAGTCCAAGCGGCGCAGTACCCGGGCTGCCGAGGAGCATCGCAGTGTGTATGAACAGCTGCTGCACTCCTCACTCGACTGGACGATAATCTGTCCCACCTATTTGCCGGATGGAGACTATACCGGGCAATACCGCGTAGAAAAGGATATTCTGCCGGAAGATGGATCACGCATCTCGACGGGAGATACGGCGCATTTTGCCTATCAGCAGTTACAGGATCGGCAGTATCTTCGCTCACGCGTAGGCATTGCTGATTAA
- a CDS encoding GNAT family N-acetyltransferase, protein MDQIPKHWNTDRLSISDLTKQEVPIIQEIYQTSTYMNAWDGREYDPDHIRKCLINGNLPPEGLLENYRIQTIRITENQQPIGLISLYHGYPVEHSLYLEFLYIHGDIQKQGFGQEIIQEFSSVVAESGYKEIRINVSTKNWPALRYWIKSGFSEVNGIYGDSIYSESSFSNLELMMTL, encoded by the coding sequence TTGGATCAAATCCCAAAGCATTGGAATACAGATAGACTTAGCATTTCTGATTTAACCAAGCAGGAAGTTCCAATCATTCAGGAGATCTACCAAACAAGTACATATATGAATGCATGGGACGGTCGTGAGTATGATCCGGATCATATCAGAAAATGTTTGATCAATGGAAATTTGCCACCAGAAGGTTTACTGGAGAACTATAGAATACAAACGATACGAATAACGGAAAATCAGCAACCCATTGGTCTAATTAGTCTATATCATGGATATCCAGTAGAACACTCCCTGTATCTTGAATTTCTATATATCCATGGAGACATCCAAAAGCAAGGATTTGGACAAGAGATCATACAGGAATTCTCTTCAGTCGTTGCCGAATCAGGGTATAAAGAAATTCGAATTAATGTCTCTACGAAGAACTGGCCAGCGTTAAGATATTGGATTAAATCCGGATTTAGCGAAGTGAATGGAATCTATGGTGATTCGATTTACTCGGAATCCAGCTTTTCCAATTTAGAACTAATGATGACTTTATAA
- the hisS gene encoding histidine--tRNA ligase has product MQNVKGTHDFIGEEQRLRRSIRNLLERQFELYNYEEADTTILNEMDWLISKYGGGEEIVKEMYQLSDQRQRALGLRYDLTMPLAKLMALNPGIRLPYRRFEMGKVFRDGPTKRGRLREFWQCDADIIGLAGPEAELELFQLALQTFAQLQIPVVLKWNNRRFLSEVLGALGVPSDMLSSVMLTLDKLAKISMDEVAAELQDKLLPAPAITALLELIGRPVEQLEMDSIARMYNLTEAPGYLEVRQLQQLLDQLPFLVQQCEFDLFLSRGLSFYTGTVYELFDATGSFPSSLGSGGRYDGMIGKLTDREELELPAIGLSFGLESIMALYRERTEPAGVGEVSTSRRPAPVVIVPIGDTLPDVMNTALQLRAAGIPVQTEPGGRKLGKLLNSLYARNIRYVILLGEDEVKAQIVTLKDLEQRQEFTLALDETVHNLTQLYL; this is encoded by the coding sequence ATGCAAAATGTCAAAGGAACCCACGACTTTATCGGAGAAGAACAGCGGCTGCGCCGATCGATCCGCAATCTGCTGGAACGGCAGTTTGAACTGTACAACTACGAGGAAGCCGATACGACCATCCTGAACGAAATGGACTGGCTGATCTCCAAATATGGAGGCGGCGAAGAAATTGTCAAAGAAATGTACCAGCTCAGCGACCAGCGGCAGCGTGCACTTGGACTGCGTTACGATCTGACTATGCCGCTGGCCAAGCTGATGGCACTGAATCCGGGGATTCGGCTGCCTTATCGTCGCTTTGAAATGGGTAAGGTCTTTCGCGATGGCCCGACCAAACGAGGTCGGCTGCGCGAATTCTGGCAGTGTGATGCAGATATTATCGGTCTGGCTGGCCCCGAAGCAGAGCTGGAGCTGTTCCAGCTGGCTTTGCAGACTTTTGCACAACTGCAGATTCCGGTCGTTTTGAAATGGAACAACCGCCGCTTCCTGAGCGAGGTGCTGGGCGCACTGGGCGTTCCATCCGATATGCTTTCTTCCGTCATGCTGACGCTGGACAAGCTCGCCAAGATCTCCATGGATGAAGTCGCGGCAGAGCTGCAGGACAAGCTACTGCCTGCGCCCGCCATTACTGCACTGCTGGAGCTGATCGGCAGACCGGTCGAACAGCTGGAGATGGACAGTATCGCACGGATGTACAATCTGACAGAAGCGCCGGGTTATCTGGAGGTACGGCAGCTCCAGCAGCTGCTTGATCAACTGCCATTTCTCGTGCAGCAGTGCGAATTCGATCTATTTCTGTCGCGTGGATTGTCCTTTTACACTGGAACTGTATATGAGCTGTTCGATGCCACCGGTTCATTCCCTTCCAGTCTGGGCAGCGGCGGGCGCTATGACGGCATGATTGGCAAACTGACCGATCGGGAAGAATTGGAGCTGCCTGCAATCGGATTGTCATTTGGTCTGGAATCGATTATGGCTCTCTACCGTGAACGGACAGAGCCAGCAGGAGTAGGAGAAGTATCCACTTCTCGCAGACCGGCTCCTGTCGTTATTGTGCCCATAGGAGATACGCTGCCGGATGTGATGAATACGGCTCTCCAGCTGCGCGCTGCAGGCATTCCTGTACAGACCGAGCCGGGCGGACGCAAGCTGGGCAAGCTGCTGAACAGTCTGTATGCCCGGAACATACGTTATGTGATTCTGCTGGGCGAAGACGAGGTGAAGGCACAGATCGTCACTCTGAAAGATCTGGAACAAAGACAGGAATTCACGCTTGCTCTCGATGAAACGGTGCATAACCTTACTCAGCTTTATCTGTAA
- a CDS encoding DUF6210 family protein → MNNNRKVCLYDLEQLALIIKTKSGVIYFNQAGGYSCMQPSVEGIFTFIEDDTKDALNFLMKYTLNKTNLTNEDADFIDVYFKGNRNTNFLSIDRHRLSESMEAWLNVNICYQENSRISFEGFTENEGVLTWSNSD, encoded by the coding sequence ATGAACAATAATCGAAAAGTCTGCTTATATGATTTGGAACAATTAGCTTTAATTATAAAAACTAAATCAGGAGTGATTTACTTTAATCAAGCAGGTGGTTATTCGTGTATGCAGCCATCTGTAGAAGGCATTTTTACATTTATTGAAGACGATACTAAGGATGCTTTGAATTTTTTAATGAAATACACTTTAAATAAAACGAATTTGACTAATGAAGATGCCGATTTTATCGATGTATATTTTAAAGGAAATAGAAATACGAATTTTTTATCTATTGATAGACATAGGCTCAGTGAGTCAATGGAAGCATGGCTAAATGTTAATATTTGTTATCAAGAAAATAGTAGAATATCGTTTGAGGGATTTACTGAGAATGAAGGTGTGTTAACTTGGAGTAATAGCGATTAG
- a CDS encoding GNAT family N-acetyltransferase: protein MEENSMKIDYSEYFWQDNKVRLRAVHPEDWKEDYVSNFDTPARRLLECSTELPPTIAGSKKSAEENADFSSTNGRIMFTLETLKGENIGGINLNSIDERNGTFSIGIVIDKEYRGMGYGTRAMKILLRYAFLERRLNKFNDYVLEGNEASAKMMENLGCIQEGRRRQVVYINGKFMDFILYGLTKHEFIEKHREELNL, encoded by the coding sequence ATGGAGGAAAATTCAATGAAAATAGATTATAGTGAATATTTTTGGCAGGATAATAAAGTCAGATTACGTGCGGTACATCCAGAAGATTGGAAAGAAGATTATGTTAGTAATTTTGATACTCCTGCACGTCGTCTTCTGGAATGTTCGACCGAATTACCACCTACTATTGCGGGTTCAAAAAAATCCGCGGAAGAAAATGCTGACTTTTCATCAACAAATGGAAGAATTATGTTTACCCTTGAGACCTTAAAAGGGGAAAACATAGGAGGTATCAATCTGAATAGTATTGATGAAAGAAATGGTACGTTCAGTATCGGTATAGTAATTGATAAAGAATATCGTGGTATGGGATATGGAACAAGAGCGATGAAAATTCTGTTAAGGTACGCATTCCTGGAACGAAGGCTTAATAAATTTAATGATTATGTTCTTGAAGGAAATGAGGCATCTGCAAAGATGATGGAGAACCTCGGATGTATTCAGGAAGGTAGACGGCGACAGGTCGTCTATATCAACGGGAAATTTATGGATTTCATTTTGTATGGATTAACGAAACACGAATTTATTGAAAAGCATAGAGAAGAGTTAAACCTCTAG
- a CDS encoding response regulator — translation MHILITDDENFIREGIKRTIINAYPDYHVHLAASAEEAVQLMSEHRMDIVLTDILMPGINGLELMRISRHKQPQAKWVVISAHSEFSYAQQAVHLGARDYLLKPIGKAKLVELMESLTQEIRQEHIHSRGEETLREGLKYLREAAFQRLAAGLSIGKLSLEPLVEEYPEYYLLLVELENEQNGPLEHFIIENVLTELIDRYGKGFVTSFDRNSLLGLIMPGSEIEMRVLQEQIRSHLHKCLKTQPFRSVHSGPYRDFDRIAGEVRQLRQRPAAGVQEQNEPQGSETAIHIALQYIKTHFNEELSLEKVAAVVFLNPVYFSQLFKQKTGQGYKEYVISLRMEQAKQLLLNPNLRLVDIAEQIGYGSVRHFTQVFRKKFTLTPTEYRMQRNVVDH, via the coding sequence ATGCATATTCTGATCACAGACGATGAGAATTTTATTCGTGAAGGTATCAAACGGACGATTATAAATGCCTATCCTGATTATCATGTGCATCTGGCTGCTTCTGCCGAGGAAGCCGTGCAGCTGATGAGTGAACATCGTATGGATATCGTACTGACCGATATTCTGATGCCCGGTATCAATGGACTGGAGCTGATGCGCATCTCGCGCCACAAGCAGCCACAGGCCAAATGGGTCGTGATCTCGGCGCATTCCGAATTCAGCTATGCCCAGCAGGCGGTGCATCTCGGTGCGCGTGACTACCTGCTCAAGCCGATCGGCAAAGCCAAGCTGGTCGAATTGATGGAATCGCTTACGCAGGAGATTCGGCAGGAACATATACATTCACGGGGCGAGGAGACACTGCGTGAAGGATTGAAATATTTGCGCGAAGCCGCTTTTCAGCGCCTGGCTGCCGGGCTCAGTATCGGCAAGCTCAGTCTGGAACCGCTGGTAGAGGAATATCCCGAATATTATCTGCTGCTCGTAGAGCTGGAAAATGAGCAGAATGGTCCGCTGGAGCATTTTATTATCGAAAATGTACTGACCGAACTGATCGACCGCTACGGCAAAGGATTCGTAACCAGCTTTGACCGCAACAGCCTGCTCGGCCTGATCATGCCTGGCAGTGAGATCGAGATGCGGGTGCTGCAGGAGCAGATCCGCTCCCATCTGCATAAATGCCTAAAGACACAACCGTTCCGCAGTGTGCACTCCGGCCCGTATCGGGATTTTGACCGTATCGCCGGAGAAGTACGCCAGCTGCGCCAACGTCCAGCCGCCGGTGTACAGGAACAGAATGAACCGCAGGGCAGCGAGACCGCGATTCATATAGCGCTTCAGTACATCAAGACACATTTTAATGAAGAATTATCACTGGAAAAGGTAGCGGCCGTCGTCTTCCTGAATCCGGTCTATTTCAGTCAGCTATTCAAGCAGAAGACCGGACAGGGATACAAGGAATATGTAATTTCGCTGCGGATGGAGCAGGCCAAGCAGCTGCTGCTCAATCCCAATCTGCGGCTCGTCGATATTGCGGAACAGATTGGCTATGGCAGTGTACGGCACTTCACCCAGGTATTTCGCAAAAAGTTCACGCTCACACCGACGGAATACCGGATGCAGCGTAATGTAGTGGATCACTGA
- a CDS encoding NUDIX hydrolase — MAFPTHIVSAGGIVEDENGNILLVKAHDDGWVYPGGITEVGENLIDGVIREIKEESGIDATVSHLISIVSNTAIHKWYDGVTDVPTKVMFDFACKFLGGELSTSEETSDCRWVPKEKVLDMITLPAIRMRYEAYLNFNGSVNYIEYVTATTSECNIKLERPV; from the coding sequence ATGGCATTTCCAACACACATTGTATCGGCTGGGGGAATTGTGGAAGATGAGAATGGAAACATTCTGTTAGTAAAGGCTCATGACGATGGTTGGGTTTATCCGGGTGGTATAACTGAAGTTGGTGAAAACTTGATAGATGGCGTAATTCGTGAAATTAAAGAGGAAAGTGGAATAGATGCTACAGTTAGCCATTTAATTAGTATCGTGTCGAATACAGCGATTCATAAGTGGTATGACGGTGTGACTGATGTTCCAACGAAAGTAATGTTTGATTTCGCATGCAAATTTTTAGGTGGTGAGTTGTCCACCTCTGAAGAAACAAGCGATTGCAGGTGGGTTCCAAAAGAAAAAGTGCTAGATATGATTACTCTGCCTGCTATCCGTATGCGTTATGAAGCCTATTTGAACTTTAACGGGTCTGTAAATTATATCGAATACGTTACTGCGACAACGTCAGAATGTAACATCAAACTGGAAAGACCTGTTTAG
- a CDS encoding DMT family transporter, translating into MKALSKGQTALFLTFLILMWGVNWPLSKYGLQYAPPILFSGIRTLIAGVLLLFVALPKLRELRWRQTWPIYVISAVLNIILFYGCQTIGIAYMPAGLFSAIVFLQPVLVGIMSWLWLGESMNPLKAIGLVLGCAGVATISAGGFTGSISVLGIVLALASAVSWGVGTVYVKKVGERVDPIWLVTIQLLLGGVVMTAVGSGTESWADITWNATFIGVLLFISIFAIALSWLCFFRLVGSGEASTVGSYTFLIPLVSIILSVMFMGESVTVNLVIGLVLIVVSILLVNRTPKAKAAVNDVPSAASSNKAV; encoded by the coding sequence TTGAAAGCACTATCCAAAGGGCAGACTGCCCTCTTTTTGACGTTTCTGATTTTGATGTGGGGTGTAAACTGGCCGTTGTCCAAATACGGTCTGCAGTATGCTCCACCTATCTTATTCTCGGGTATCCGGACGCTGATCGCTGGCGTGCTGCTGCTGTTTGTCGCACTGCCCAAGCTGCGTGAACTGCGCTGGCGTCAGACCTGGCCGATCTATGTGATCTCGGCGGTGTTGAACATTATTCTATTCTATGGCTGTCAGACGATCGGTATCGCCTACATGCCTGCCGGATTGTTCTCGGCGATTGTATTCCTGCAGCCGGTACTGGTCGGCATTATGTCCTGGTTGTGGCTGGGTGAATCCATGAATCCGCTCAAAGCAATCGGTCTGGTACTCGGTTGCGCAGGCGTTGCCACGATCAGTGCAGGCGGATTCACCGGCAGTATCTCCGTGCTGGGCATCGTGCTGGCACTGGCTTCGGCGGTAAGCTGGGGCGTAGGTACTGTCTATGTCAAAAAAGTCGGTGAGCGCGTTGATCCGATCTGGCTCGTTACGATCCAGCTGCTACTTGGCGGTGTCGTAATGACAGCGGTTGGCAGTGGTACCGAGAGCTGGGCGGATATTACGTGGAATGCGACCTTTATCGGGGTACTGCTGTTTATCTCGATCTTCGCAATCGCACTCAGCTGGCTTTGCTTTTTCCGACTCGTTGGATCGGGTGAAGCGAGTACAGTCGGTTCATACACGTTTCTGATTCCGCTCGTATCGATTATCCTGAGCGTAATGTTCATGGGTGAATCGGTGACCGTGAATCTGGTGATCGGTCTGGTGCTGATCGTCGTGAGCATTCTGCTGGTCAATCGTACGCCAAAAGCCAAAGCTGCAGTGAACGATGTCCCATCAGCAGCTTCTTCGAACAAAGCGGTCTGA
- a CDS encoding DUF6509 family protein translates to MEITSYQVEWIRDPFQILTGKRYEFMLDLNIDEEDDLYTPNGVYIRAVYSVDGEQGKLVTYDLLEKGTDRLLEFDLEDEEEQELAEFCSQHWNEAEE, encoded by the coding sequence ATGGAAATTACAAGTTATCAGGTAGAATGGATTCGCGATCCGTTTCAGATTCTAACCGGCAAGCGTTATGAGTTTATGCTGGATCTGAATATCGATGAAGAAGACGATCTGTACACACCTAACGGTGTCTATATCCGTGCGGTGTATAGCGTAGATGGCGAACAGGGCAAGCTGGTAACCTACGATCTGCTCGAAAAAGGAACCGATCGTCTGCTGGAGTTCGATCTCGAGGATGAGGAAGAGCAGGAACTCGCCGAATTCTGCAGCCAGCACTGGAATGAAGCTGAAGAATAA
- a CDS encoding ABC transporter permease — translation MSILALSLSLCFVLLAVVLSRSFKLGLEKDVLIAMIRAAVQLLIIGYVLNAIFGLENLWVVGLFVLLMITVAALNVSKKGKNIPQITLKIFATLVVVEIITQAIMLGLGIIPAHARYIIPISGMIIGNSMVLSSLLVTRLKSEVQLRQREIIVVLSMGGTPRQAILPVLKSAVRSSMIPTIDGQKTIGLVQLPGMMTGQIIAGADPITAVRFQLLIVFTLMTSAIITSILLGLLITPSLFNKQQQLLLKPLE, via the coding sequence ATGAGTATACTCGCGTTAAGTCTGTCCCTCTGCTTTGTATTGTTGGCGGTTGTGCTGTCTCGCTCCTTCAAGCTGGGACTGGAAAAGGACGTGCTGATCGCCATGATCCGTGCAGCGGTACAGCTGCTGATTATCGGTTATGTACTGAATGCCATTTTCGGCCTGGAAAATCTATGGGTGGTCGGTCTGTTCGTCCTGCTCATGATCACGGTCGCAGCACTCAATGTATCCAAAAAAGGAAAAAACATTCCACAGATCACCCTGAAAATCTTCGCTACTCTGGTCGTCGTCGAGATTATTACGCAGGCGATTATGCTGGGGCTGGGGATTATTCCGGCTCATGCCCGCTATATTATCCCGATCAGCGGAATGATTATCGGCAACTCCATGGTACTGAGCAGCCTCCTCGTCACCCGGCTCAAGTCCGAAGTCCAGCTGCGTCAGCGCGAGATTATTGTCGTGCTGTCCATGGGTGGTACACCGAGACAGGCAATTCTGCCGGTACTCAAAAGCGCTGTACGCTCCAGCATGATCCCGACAATCGACGGTCAGAAGACAATCGGACTCGTCCAGCTGCCCGGCATGATGACTGGCCAGATTATCGCTGGCGCCGATCCGATCACGGCGGTGAGATTCCAGCTGTTGATCGTCTTCACCCTAATGACATCGGCGATTATTACGAGTATCCTGCTGGGTCTATTGATTACGCCGAGTCTGTTTAACAAACAGCAGCAGCTTCTGCTGAAGCCGCTGGAATAG
- a CDS encoding guanylate kinase, whose protein sequence is MSFSIVIFQGPSASGKSTLQARLGLPRIVTWTSREPRPGEQDGREYHFTTREQMERMHQQGQMLEINEYRGNLYGTSLQSLEQAGEQGQARSSVMEAQGAKLVKQLLGERALLIGISASREQLERRLAERNVSMEEQQFRMASFDEEMAALSQCDLIIRNDDGQLHTAEAIIDCLRAGLG, encoded by the coding sequence ATGTCATTTTCGATTGTTATTTTTCAGGGACCGAGCGCTTCGGGGAAAAGTACGCTGCAAGCGCGTCTGGGTCTACCGCGTATTGTCACCTGGACGTCTCGCGAGCCAAGACCGGGAGAGCAGGATGGACGAGAGTATCATTTTACGACCCGCGAGCAGATGGAGCGGATGCATCAGCAGGGACAGATGCTGGAGATCAATGAATACCGGGGCAATCTGTACGGTACATCGCTGCAATCGCTGGAGCAGGCAGGTGAGCAGGGACAGGCACGTTCCAGCGTCATGGAAGCTCAGGGTGCCAAGCTGGTTAAGCAGCTGCTCGGAGAGCGTGCCCTGCTGATTGGCATCTCTGCCAGCAGGGAACAGCTGGAGCGGCGGTTGGCGGAGCGTAATGTAAGTATGGAAGAACAGCAATTCCGGATGGCTTCTTTTGACGAGGAGATGGCTGCGCTGTCCCAGTGCGACCTGATTATCCGTAATGACGACGGACAGCTGCATACGGCGGAAGCGATTATTGACTGTCTACGTGCGGGACTGGGCTGA
- a CDS encoding phosphate ABC transporter ATP-binding protein codes for MNSMISSAAAVQFQNVSKNFPGPEGSSVPVLRQISGQIASSSITALIGPSGSGKSTLLSLCNLLITPDEGSIHIQGKDIHSWPITELRRRVGMVFQDSPMLPGTVEDNLRTAHRLHGTDIGSPAEWLEKAELPADLLSRPAQELSGGQKQRIALLRTLAGCPDIVLLDEITSALDPSSVRVIEQLLLELNRQQGTTLIWVTHQMEQARRIAQHIWFLQDGQLLESGNTADFFEHPQTAEAQHFIQGESS; via the coding sequence ATGAATTCTATGATTTCTTCGGCTGCGGCCGTACAATTTCAGAATGTCAGCAAGAATTTCCCCGGCCCGGAAGGCTCATCTGTTCCTGTACTTCGTCAGATCAGCGGTCAGATCGCCAGTAGCTCGATTACCGCGCTGATCGGTCCTTCTGGTTCCGGTAAAAGCACCCTGCTTTCCCTATGCAATCTGCTGATCACTCCCGATGAAGGCAGCATCCATATCCAGGGCAAAGACATACATAGCTGGCCCATTACCGAACTGCGGCGCCGGGTCGGTATGGTGTTCCAGGACTCGCCCATGCTGCCAGGAACCGTAGAGGATAATCTGCGGACTGCCCATCGGCTGCACGGTACAGATATCGGCAGTCCTGCGGAATGGCTGGAAAAAGCCGAGCTGCCCGCCGACCTCCTCTCGCGTCCGGCACAGGAACTGTCCGGCGGCCAAAAGCAGCGGATTGCCCTGCTTCGCACACTGGCAGGATGCCCGGATATCGTCCTGCTGGACGAGATTACGTCTGCGCTCGATCCCTCCTCGGTCCGGGTCATTGAACAGCTGCTACTGGAGCTGAACCGTCAGCAGGGCACCACCTTGATCTGGGTCACTCACCAGATGGAGCAAGCCCGGCGGATCGCACAGCATATCTGGTTCCTTCAAGATGGACAGCTGCTGGAATCGGGCAATACAGCTGACTTTTTCGAGCATCCGCAGACGGCGGAAGCGCAGCATTTTATACAGGGGGAATCATCATGA
- a CDS encoding copper amine oxidase N-terminal domain-containing protein — MKIKSMIAGLLGAMVLSAFSTVTFTAEAANVVPVHLKVGKYSILYTQPAPPFADQAHRVQVPLRSIEDLLGGKVKYNPSFKTADVEWMGHTFQFMVNSKIVQIDGKTVQMDTTPVLKNQAMFLPIRFFLDATDVKWRWDQASQQIILSDDRVVKGEPFEDFIGMDATSVKNENAMVIQSYSIKGKYMTITALNVSGHTIPAGKADINPLFHYSNGQFGMDPYSRSSEPPLKAVRKGDTVSKKIRGNITGDVDYVITVGRELN, encoded by the coding sequence GTGAAAATCAAATCGATGATTGCCGGTCTCCTAGGGGCTATGGTACTTAGCGCTTTCAGTACTGTAACATTCACTGCCGAGGCTGCCAATGTTGTACCGGTTCATTTGAAAGTCGGAAAGTATTCGATCCTTTACACGCAGCCTGCCCCGCCTTTTGCCGACCAAGCGCATAGGGTGCAGGTTCCGCTTCGGTCGATCGAAGACCTGCTGGGCGGTAAGGTGAAGTATAACCCATCGTTCAAAACGGCAGATGTCGAGTGGATGGGTCATACCTTCCAATTCATGGTCAACTCCAAAATCGTTCAAATCGACGGGAAGACCGTGCAGATGGACACCACTCCCGTTTTAAAGAATCAAGCCATGTTTCTTCCGATACGCTTCTTTCTCGATGCGACTGATGTGAAGTGGCGTTGGGATCAAGCCTCACAGCAGATCATCCTTTCAGATGATCGGGTGGTCAAAGGGGAGCCTTTTGAAGACTTCATAGGAATGGATGCCACGAGCGTGAAAAATGAAAATGCGATGGTCATTCAGTCGTATTCGATCAAAGGCAAGTATATGACAATAACGGCTCTGAATGTTTCCGGTCATACGATTCCGGCGGGTAAAGCGGATATTAATCCTTTGTTTCATTACAGTAATGGACAGTTTGGTATGGATCCTTATTCGCGATCTTCTGAGCCACCACTGAAGGCAGTAAGAAAGGGAGATACGGTGAGCAAGAAAATAAGAGGTAACATTACAGGAGATGTTGACTACGTGATTACGGTGGGACGAGAATTGAATTGA